The nucleotide window GAGGCCTCGGCACCACCACCCTGGTGGCCGAACGCCTGCGTGGCGTGACCCAGGACTGGGTAAGCAGTGGCCGTCTCGATGCCAGCCAAGCCTCGGCTCTGGTGGACGACGTTCTGAAAGCATTAAGGGGGGAAACCCCTGAACTCGAGCAGCAGATGGGGCGGAATCTGGAGCGCAACCGCGACAATTTTTTGCAAGATCTGGGCCTCCCCAGCCAGAAGGAAGTTGATGAGCTGCGCGGCCGGATCGACCGACTGGAGCAGCAACTCCGCCAGCGCGAACGCCAGGACTGAACCTGCCAGACTCTTTCTGAACAAAAGGAGCTCCAGTGCGAGACATTCTGATCAGTTCTGCCGTGTGTGTGGCGTGCCTGGTGGTGGCGCTGGTAAGTCAGATCGTGTCACCATCCACCGTGATTGCGGCACCACCCTCACCCACCGTTCAGGCGTCCGCCGCTCAGACCGCTGACGTGCAGGCCTCCGCAGCGATGGAACTGGACCCTGACGAGACCAACCCAACCCTCTTCGCCATGGCACCCGACTCCAACCAGGCTGATGCGTCCGCTCTCGGAGGCGCGATGAGTGCTGAAAAGCCTGAAATCACAGCCAGTGGACTGCGGATCACCAATCTCGTGGTGGGCACCGGAGCCGAAGCGACTTCAGGACAAACCGTCGTGGTGCATTACCGCGGGACTCTCGAAGACGGCAGTCAGTTCGACGCCAGCTACGACCGCGGCACCCCGTTCAGTTTCCCCCTCGGTGCCGGCCGTGTGATCAAGGGTTGGGACGAAGGTGTCCAGGGGATGAAGGTGGGCGGCAAGCGCAAGCTG belongs to Synechococcus sp. WH 7805 and includes:
- a CDS encoding phasin family protein, producing METANPLQQLLLRGLGTTTLVAERLRGVTQDWVSSGRLDASQASALVDDVLKALRGETPELEQQMGRNLERNRDNFLQDLGLPSQKEVDELRGRIDRLEQQLRQRERQD
- a CDS encoding FKBP-type peptidyl-prolyl cis-trans isomerase produces the protein MRDILISSAVCVACLVVALVSQIVSPSTVIAAPPSPTVQASAAQTADVQASAAMELDPDETNPTLFAMAPDSNQADASALGGAMSAEKPEITASGLRITNLVVGTGAEATSGQTVVVHYRGTLEDGSQFDASYDRGTPFSFPLGAGRVIKGWDEGVQGMKVGGKRKLVIPPDLGYGARGAGGVIPPNATLIFEVELLEVKG